A window of Gallaecimonas kandeliae genomic DNA:
TGGTGGGTCAGGATGAGGCCGGTTCGCTCTGTGGAGGGGTTGAGGGTCATCCAGGGCGCGTAGTTGAAGCGACAATAAGCTCCAATACGGTCTTCAACAGGGCAGTTGACGTCCGGCTGCCATTCGTAGAGATCGGATTTGGGGGTGATGGATCCGTCCGCGCCCACTGTGGCGGGGATATAGGAGCCGGGGTTGCCGGAAGAGGATCTATGGTCTGTACCACCACGGCTGCTCTGGTCAGCATTCCTGGAGTAGCTGCGGTCGCTGTAGAAGGTCTCGTCGCGCTTGAAGTAGTCCAGGATCACGGTGGTGTGGGCCTTGTCGTCGCCGTGGCCCCAGAGCAGGGAGGCGGACTTCTCGGCGCCGCCGCCGTCCTTGGTGTCGCCCATGCTGGCGTTGATCTCGGTGCCGTCGAAATTCTTCTTGAGGATGACGTTGACCACGCCGGCGATGGCGTCGGAGCCGTAGATGGCCGAGGCGCCGTCCTTGAGCACGTCGATACGCTCTATGGCGGCGACGGGGATGGCGTTGATGTCCACGAAGGCGGTGTCTATGCCCTGGGCGAAGGCGTTGACGGCGATGCGCCTGCCGTTCAGCAGCACCAGGGTGGAGTCGGCCCCCAGGCCGCGCAGGGATATACCGGCTGAGCCGTTGGCGGTGGAGTCGGAGTCGTTACCCTGGGGGCTGAAGCTGCCGTTGCCGGCAACGGGCAGCTTCTTCAGCAGTTCGCCCAGATCACGGGCGCCGGAACGGGCTATCTGGTTGGCGTCGATGTAGAGCACGGGTGAGGGGCCTTCCAGGTCGGCCCTGCGGATATGGGAACCGGTCACTTCGATACGTTCGACCTGATCGTCCTTCTTGTCATCGGCGGCCTGGGCCAGGGACGAGGCTGCCAGGGTGCTGAGCACGGCCGTGGCCAACAGGGTTTTGCGATACATGGGGGTCCTCCCGTCGTTATATTTTTGTTGTGTTACCAAATGGTAACGAAACCAACATAAGGCGCCTGAGGTAGGGCCTGGAAAGGCAGTTTGATGTTTTTTGTTTGTTAAAGTGCCTTCTTTTGAAAGGCCTCGAGCAAGGGGGGGAAGCGGCTTTGTTGGGGGCGGGAAAGAAAAACGCCGGCGGGTGCCGGCGTTTTTTCAGAAGCCGCGGGGGCGGCGGCAGTGGTGGTCACGGCCTTCCAGGACATCTTCCCAGAACGCCTTGGGCAGCAGGCCGCTACCGGCACTGACTTGGGTGACCGCTTTCTTGGCCGGTGCCGCCTTGGGGGCAGCGGCTTTCTTGGGGGCGGCTTTCGGCTCTGCCTTGGGCGCGGCCGCTTTCTTGGCCGGGGTGGCCTTGGCCTCGCCGGCGCCGCCTTTGAGTTCGGCAGTCATATCGACGATATCCGCCAGGCGGACGCTTTTGCCGCCGTCGATGGCATACCAGCTGCCTTTTTGCTCGATCTGCGGTTCTTTGCCGTTTTTGGCGTTGTAGGCAGCGATGAAGTCTGCCAATACTTGGTCTTTATCCAGAGTGGCCATGGCCCTTTCCTTATATTCCTCGACGTATAGGCGTGTTTAACCCGCCAGATTTTATACTTATTTTAACAACCCCTGTCTAATTTCATGGTTTTTGCCCTCAAGGTCCCCCTTTATCCTGGGCGGCGAAGAAGGAGGAAAAATGGAACGTCAGCACTTGCTCGGCTACTTGGACGAGTTGCTCAAGCCCACGCTTTTTCGTGATTATGCCCCCAACGGCCTGCAGGTGGAGGGCGGCGAGGAAGTCACCCGCATCATGACCGGGGTTACCGCCAGCCAGGCCCTGATCGACGAGGCCATCGGCTGGGGGGCCGATCTGCTGCTGGTGCATCACGGTTATTTCTGGAAGAACGAACCCCAGATCATCACCGGCATCAAGGCCAAGCGCATCAAGAGCCTCTTGGCCCACGACATCAACCTGGTGGGCTACCATCTGCCCCTGGACGCCCACCAGGGCCTGGGTAACAACGCCCAACTGGCCCGCCAGCTGGAGCTGGAGGTGCGTGGCGCCCTCGACGACGAGCTGGGCAAGGGCCTGGTGTGGAAGGGGCGCTTGCCGATGCCCATGCAGGCTCTGGACTTCTGCGCCTACCTGGAAGCCAAGCTTGGCCGCCGCCCCCTGCACCTGCCGGGGGGACCCGAGGTGATAGAGACCGTCGCCTGGTGCACCGGCGGTGCCCAGGACTACATCGACTTGGCCGCCGATGCCGGCGTCGATGCCTTCATCTCCGGTGAAGTCTCGGAGCGCACCACCCACATTGCCGCCGAGCGTGGCCTTCATTACTTCGCCGCCGGCCACCATGCCACAGAGCGCTATGGCATCAAGGCCTTGGGTGAGCACCTGGCCGACCAGTTCGATCTGGACGTGCGCTTCGTAGATCTGCCCAATCCCGTATGACCCAAGACCGCATCTTTGAAGACCGCCTGGCGGCCAAGTTCGGCCGCCGCATCTACGACAGCTACAAGGGCGCCTTGCGCCAACACCTGGTGCTGAGGGATCTCAAGCCGCTGCTGGCAGAGCTCCTGGACATACTGGACGTGGGCGGCGGCCAGGGGGAGATGAGCCTGCTGCTGGCCGGCCTTGGCCACCGCCTGGAGCTGGCCGAGCCGTCCGCCGAGATGCTGGCCAAGGCCCGCGAGGCCTTTGCAACTGCCGGTGTCCAGGTGCAGTGCCGCCAGGCCCGGCTCAAGGAGCTTACCGGCCAGTACCCGCTGGTGCTCTTCCACGCCGTACTGGAGTGGCTGGGGGACCAGCACGGCTCACTGCAACAGGTGATGGACAGGGTGGCACCAGGCGGTCACCTCTCCTTGCTCTTCTACAACCGCCACAGCATCGACTTCAACCACCTCATCCGCGGCAACTACCGTCACCTGGAAAGGGGCAGCTACGGTGGCGGTCACAGCCTGACCCCTCACAGCCCGCTCTGGCCGGAAGACGTCTACGGTTGGCTGGAGGAGGCCGGCTGGACCCTGGAGGCCAAGACCGGCATCCGCTGTTTTTCCGACTATTTCCAGAAAGGGGAGCAGCAGCCGGATCTCGAGACCCGGATCCGCTGGGAGGAATGGGTGGCCAATCGCGAGCCCTATCGCAGCCTGGCCCGCTATATCCACGTCCTGGCCAGGAGGCCGGCTGAATAGAGCCCGGGCTGCGGTTAGATCCCAGGTCCTGGCCAGGAGGCCTGGCTGAGGCCCTGACCCTTTCCCATGCCAGCTCTTGGCAATAAAGGCAGGCCTGCGGGCCAGTCTGCAGCTTACCTTTTCTCGACGAGAAAGGCCTCAGTGCCAGAGAGGGCCATGGGGACCCTTGCCAAGGGGGGCCCTGGCGGCCCTGGCTATGGCCCCTTGCAGGTATTGGTGGGCCAGTAGCACGGCCATGGCCAGGGGCTTGCCCTTGGCCAACTCCGTGGCAATGGCGGCGGCCAGGGTGCAGCCGGTGCCGTGCAGCTGGCCGTCCGGCTGGCGTCGGGCGGTGAGGCTGGACAGGCGCTTGCCGTCCCAGAGCCAGTCGGTGAGCAGGGCCCCCTGGCCGTGGCCGCCCTTGAGCAGGAAGGCGCAGGGCAGGGAGGCCTTGAGGCCTTCGAGCAGGGCCTTGGGTTCCAGGCTTTGGGCCAGCAGGGCGCCGGCCTCTGGCAGGTTTGGGGTCAGCAGGGAACAATGGGGCAGCAGGGCCGCTATGGCTTCCAAGGCCCCCAGGCGCAGGCCGCTGCTGGCCGACAGTACCGGATCCAGTACCAGCGGC
This region includes:
- the thiD gene encoding bifunctional hydroxymethylpyrimidine kinase/phosphomethylpyrimidine kinase — its product is MRYPVLFIGGSDPSGGAGIQADIKTCQALDGYAMALPTALTVQSSQGVQALELLPPSLVAAQLRAVLADIPPLAIKVGMLGSPAIAQAVAAELEAWQGQAPLVLDPVLSASSGLRLGALEAIAALLPHCSLLTPNLPEAGALLAQSLEPKALLEGLKASLPCAFLLKGGHGQGALLTDWLWDGKRLSSLTARRQPDGQLHGTGCTLAAAIATELAKGKPLAMAVLLAHQYLQGAIARAARAPLGKGPHGPLWH
- a CDS encoding Nif3-like dinuclear metal center hexameric protein, translated to MERQHLLGYLDELLKPTLFRDYAPNGLQVEGGEEVTRIMTGVTASQALIDEAIGWGADLLLVHHGYFWKNEPQIITGIKAKRIKSLLAHDINLVGYHLPLDAHQGLGNNAQLARQLELEVRGALDDELGKGLVWKGRLPMPMQALDFCAYLEAKLGRRPLHLPGGPEVIETVAWCTGGAQDYIDLAADAGVDAFISGEVSERTTHIAAERGLHYFAAGHHATERYGIKALGEHLADQFDLDVRFVDLPNPV
- a CDS encoding methyltransferase domain-containing protein; the protein is MTQDRIFEDRLAAKFGRRIYDSYKGALRQHLVLRDLKPLLAELLDILDVGGGQGEMSLLLAGLGHRLELAEPSAEMLAKAREAFATAGVQVQCRQARLKELTGQYPLVLFHAVLEWLGDQHGSLQQVMDRVAPGGHLSLLFYNRHSIDFNHLIRGNYRHLERGSYGGGHSLTPHSPLWPEDVYGWLEEAGWTLEAKTGIRCFSDYFQKGEQQPDLETRIRWEEWVANREPYRSLARYIHVLARRPAE